The following are encoded in a window of Ricinus communis isolate WT05 ecotype wild-type chromosome 4, ASM1957865v1, whole genome shotgun sequence genomic DNA:
- the LOC8264514 gene encoding tRNA(adenine(34)) deaminase, chloroplastic: protein MYNTYTSSAVLTLRTKGHLLFSPFNDHSNLLTERFDKNPLSSSQCCSCCNCCSCCCASSFSTHRLPLNPSLFYGLRQSTLIQLSPCKRLIFGGRDRYYYRVLDYDLDHEVCCSFKEKGSGERIERRRKGRFGGKDLRQRRCLSSVDDVEAVISLLSEEVSEECSGDRGQSGTFSKRVEMEKRNNFNSSERPQSRKKNVRLGSLESESKSQFELVTGEFKKDGYRRKAEREEDQRKEEREEYRKEEERKEREEKVERKTVLRGEDRRGRKASSSFSSYYSLSSTGDFESDKEVQDEHVGLLGESSSGYKEELWGGENKSGGQVVGKVSEKRISTTRTGADWDLRKKTEKKLTEVEEMQLINDSSQLCSRIARTSESEDWKVSSSDKQIGDKNGKSTLAVDFEKGTKKKNNQTDNQVSEQIQFRQNYQEITDIQEIQGRNGKTTSQYQRQFNGREGNLKVNADLIGERRVGYRKTADESIGKGNLTSNALQLSEISEAGNTNAGRLSKLQRQSESRSKIQEEERSRMSVWETSEKHQQTLEQVSGQIESTGSSQQMSEISKIRDDKSSTFILQSEAGMKDREKSISEFHLVGQAKEQRFHTDQEALQRIQSGKGSQDITNISVNVTNVSVIHASDKERVYDSKISSEKRVIDRGSELTSVVKPIQETRERCNQTAERITEAKSRNEAHRTSEVPSFQEKPSEQPSSSQASLNMVSQARIQQIDVEDGNYRSSQAMMMPPSHQVVNRGSLHVNPISETATQDVSGRTSDSSSSAFYENSAGRTPTSFQEPYGRDGKDEYHGEPLKLLTPEDAMGSAYRLEESSMQFVGEFMEKSRQEVSSSETRREKDFKQKLVEGEKEKRKNSSQFGSESLQLKEQDSKRLSGGSGEKGPSDEMWDVTDLSLQEPPEAEAHKGSTSNKDAVVRRTGRSLWSIIADVVRLRWGSRAETPKSGRRSGGKSSSNDSVSSEAWFSGRDPEENSDKNVERERSVTKETSSSHHLQLGRTTSQGQGEVSSTSVSKSKITRLEVDTSPPSTTLKFGSTSKGISSPSEEENLVWGEDGKSFEGTQGHDQKSSHVFPPSTVGKSSSPLLPSSGMSTFIVEESYGGGKADMSISGSMELIEQPVSTKSTEVSGAEGMEGELKQRRLQRNKQVPKDKFDEWEEAYVRENEQRKIDEMFMREALLEAKKAADTWEVPVGAVLVQHGKIIARGYNLVEELRDSTAHAEMICIREASNQLRSWRLAETTLYVTLEPCPMCAGAILQARIDTVVWGAPNKLLGADGSWIRLFPNGGGGSGSELVDKPPAPVHPFHPNMKIRRGILAPECADVMQQFFQLRRRKKAKSGDSPHNKPSLPIASHQSKILHKMHDIFHALLCL, encoded by the exons ATGTACAATACTTACACTAGTTCAGCTGTATTGACACTTAGAACAAAAGGGCATCTCTTATTTTCTCCATTCAATGATCACTCTAACTTATTAACTGAAAGATTTGACAAGAACCCATTATCGTCATCTCAGTGCTGTTCATGTTGCAATTGTTGTTCTTGTTGTTGTGCATCTTCATTTTCCACTCACAGATTACCTTTAAACCCCAGTTTATTTTATGGGTTGAGGCAATCTACTCTAATTCAATTGTCACCTTGTAAAAGATTGATCTTTGGGGGCAGGGACCGGTACTATTACCGGGTCCTGGATTATGATCTCGATCATGAGGTTTGTTGTTCATTTAAGGAGAAGGGCAGTGGGGAAAGAATTGAGAGGAGAAGGAAGGGAAGGTTTGGGGGTAAAGATTTGCGCCAAAGGCGGTGTTTAAGTAGtgttgatgatgttgaagCTGTGATTAGTTTGTTAAGTGAGGAAGTGAGTGAGGAGTGTTCAGGTGATAGAGGTCAAAGTGGAACTTTTTCAAAGAGAGTGGAAATggaaaagagaaataattttaatagcAGTGAACGTCCGCAGAgcagaaagaaaaatgttaGATTGGGTTCCTTGGAGAGTGAATCCAAGAGTCAATTTGAGTTAGTTACTGGTGAGTTTAAAAAAGACGGTTATAGAAGGAAGGCAGAAAGGGAAGAGGATCAAAGGAAGGAAGAGAGGGAAGAATACagaaaggaagaagagaggaaagagagGGAAGAGAAGGTGGAAAGGAAAACTGTTCTGAGGGGTGAGGATCGCAGAGGAAGGAAAGCAAGTTCCAGTTTTTCATCTTATTACTCGTTGTCTTCTACGGGGGATTTTGAGAGTGATAAGGAAGTTCAAGATGAGCATGTTGGATTACTGGGAGAATCATCAAGCGGATATAAAGAAGAGTTATGGGGTGGAGAGAATAAATCTGGGGGGCAAGTGGTGGGAAAGGTTTCAGAGAAGAGAATTAGTACCACAAGGACTGGTGCAGACTGggatttgagaaagaaaactGAGAAGAAACTTACTGAGGTTGAAGAAATGCAGTTGATAAACGATTCCTCGCAATTATGCTCGAGAATAGCAAGGACTAGTGAAAGTGAAGATTGGAAGGTGTCAAGTTCTGATAAACAAATTGGTGACAAGAATGGGAAATCAACTTTGGCAGTCGATTTTGAGAAaggaacaaaaaagaaaaataatcaaacaGATAATCAAGTTTCTGAACAGATTCAATTCAGACAAAATTACCAGGAAATTACTGATATACAAGAGATCCAAGGCagaaatggaaaaacaacTTCCCAGTACCAAAGGCAGTTCAATGGCAGAGAAGGAAACCTAAAAGTAAATGCAGATTTAATTGGGGAAAGAAGGGTTGGATATCGTAAAACTGCTGATGAAAGCATTGGAAAGGGAAATTTAACATCAAATGCCCTGCAGCTCTCTGAAATATCAGAAGCTGGAAACACCAATGCTGGAAGACTTTCTAAATTGCAGAGGCAATCTGAGTCTAGATCGAAGATCCAGGAAGAAGAGAGATCTCGAATGTCAGTTTGGGAGACAAGTGAGAAACACCAGCAAACACTTGAGCAGGTAAGTGGACAGATTGAGTCCACAGGAAGTTCACAACAAATGTCTGAAATATCGAAAATTCGTGATGACAAAAGCAGTACATTTATTTTACAATCAGAAGCTGGGATGAAGGATCGGGAAAAAAGTATCAGTGAGTTTCATTTGGTTGGACAAGCAAAAGAGCAGAGGTTCCATACGGATCAAGAGGCACTTCAGAGAATTCAATCTGGAAAAGGGTCCCAAGATATCACCAATATATCAGTGAATGTCACCAATGTATCAGTAATTCATGCCAGTGATAAAGAAAGAGTTTATGATTCTAAAATAAGTTCAGAGAAGAGAGTGATTGATCGAGGAAGTGAGCTGACATCAGTTGTTAAACCCATTCAAGAAACAAGAGAAAGATGTAATCAAACTGCTGAAAGAATCACAGAAGCCAAATCAAGAAATGAGGCCCACAGGACCTCTGAAGTACCGAGTTTTCAAGAAAAACCTTCAGAACAGCCCTCTAGTTCTCAAGCATCCCTGAATATGGTTTCCCAAGCTAGAATACAACAAATTGATGTAGAGGACGGGAATTATAGAAGTTCACAAGCAATGATGATGCCCCCATCTCATCAAGTGGTAAATCGAGGTTCATTGCATGTTAATCCAATTAGTGAGACAGCAACTCAAGATGTTAGCGGCCGAACTTCTGATAGCAGCTCAAGTGCTTTCTATGAAAATTCTGCAGGGAGAACTCCAACATCATTTCAAGAACCATATGGCAGAGATGGGAAGGATGAGTATCATGGGGAGCCTTTGAAACTTCTGACCCCTGAAGATGCTATGGGCTCAGCTTATCGTCTAGAGGAGTCATCTATGCAGTTTGTAGGGGAATTTATGGAGAAGTCAAGGCAAGAAGTATCTTCCTCTGAAACTCGAAGGGAGAAGGATTTCAAACAGAAGTTGGTGGAAGGCGAAAAGGAGAAGAGAAAGAATTCAAGTCAATTCGGTTCAGAGTCTCTACAGTTGAAGGAACAGGACTCGAAGCGATTGTCTGGGGGTTCTGGAGAGAAGGGTCCTTCTGATGAAATGTGGGATGTGACAGACTTATCTCTTCAGGAACCACCAGAGGCAGAAGCACACAAGGGCAgcacatcaaataaagatGCTGTTGTTAGGAGAACTGGAAGGTCCTTGTGGAGTATTATTGCGGATGTAGTTCGACTGCGCTGGGGTTCACGGGCTGAAACCCCTAAGTCAGGAAGAAGATCGGGTGGAAAGAGTTCATCAAATGATTCTGTTAGTAGCGAGGCATGGTTTTCTGGCCGTGACCCTGAGGAAAACAGTGATAAAAATGTGGAAAGGGAAAGAAGCGTGACAAAGGAAACCTCCTCTTCTCATCACCTGCAACTAGGGCGAACTACTAGTCAAGGTCAGGGAGAAGTGTCCAGCACAAGTGTATCTAAAAGCAAAATAACACGGCTTGAAGTAGACACATCGCCTCCTTCAACTACATTGAAATTTGGTTCCACATCAAAAGGTATTTCCTCTCCATCTGAAGAGGAAAACCTTGTTTGGGGGGAAGATGGAAAGAGTTTTGAAGGAACACAAGGACATGATCAAAAGAGTTCACATGTTTTCCCCCCTAGCACTGTAGGAAAGTCATCATCTCCATTGCTGCCTTCTAGTGGCATGAGTACATTTATTGTAGAAGAAAGTTATGGTGGGGGTAAAGCTGATATGTCAATCAGTGGGTCAATGGAGCTGATTGAGCAACCTGTTAGTACCAAGTCAACTGAAGTATCAGGCGCCGAGGGGATGGAAGGAGAGTTGAAACAGAGGAGACTCCAGCGGAACAAACAAGTCCCAAAAGACAAATTTGATGAATGGGAGGAGGCATATGTACGTGAAAATGAGCAGCGGAAAATTGATGAAATGTTTATGAGAGAAGCACTGTTAGAAGCCAAAAAGGCTGCTGATACGTGGGAGGTGCCTGTTGGGGCTGTTCTGGTGCAACATGGAAAAATCATTGCTCGTGGCTACAACCT AGTGGAGGAGTTACGGGACTCCACTGCCCATGCGGAAATGATTTGTATACGGGAGGCTTCAAACCAACTCCGGAGCTGGAGGCTTGCg GAGACTACACTTTATGTAACACTTGAACCATGCCCCATGTGTGCTGGAGCAATACTTCAAGCAAGAATAGACACTGTTGTGTGGGGAGCTCCCAATAAGCTTCTTGGAGCTGATGGAAGCTGGATTAG ACTTTTTCCTAATGGGGGAGGAGGAAGTGGCTCGGAACTGGTAGATAAGCCACCTGCTCCAGTCCATCCTTTTCATCCAAACATGAAAATCCGGCGAGGGATATTGGCACCTGAATGTGCAGATGTAATGCAGCAATTCTTCCAGCTCAGGAGAAGGAAAAAAGCAAAGAGTGGAGATTCGCCACATAATAAACCTTCTCTTCCTATTGCAAGTCATCAATCAAAAATACTTCATAAGATGCATGATATATTCCatgccttgttgtgtttgtaa
- the LOC107260918 gene encoding lysine-rich arabinogalactan protein 19: MGSRFLALFLACLCFPLIITNAQGPVASPVTLPTTPPPTTTVPPPTTTVPPPTTVTPPPSTTPTAPTQSPVSAATPPAVTPPSPKVAPAISPTVPPPQVPTPQPPPAPPIVAPAQPPALPPPPATPPPALPPPQVSPAPAQVPPAPAPAKDTPAPAPAKEAPVPSPAAPVPALATPSPAPVPALPPPAPTPELVPSPAPTPPKHKKKRRHRHKKHHHPPAPAPTPPSPPAPPTTAVAESDDTAPAPSPNPNGGNALYQLGESSGIWARTLVIAFLLLVTGYSF; this comes from the exons ATGGGTTCGAGGTTTCTGGCCTTGTTCCTGGCTTGCCTCTGCTTCCCATTAATCATTACTAATGCCCAAGGGCCAGTAGCATCACCAGTGACATTGCCTACTACTCCTCCACCTACGACCACTGTGCCACCACCAACAACTACTGTTCCTCCACCTACAACTGTAACACCTCCGCCTTCTACCACACCAACTGCACCAACACAATCACCAGTAAGTGCAGCAACGCCTCCAGCTGTTACACCACCATCTCCAAAAGTAGCACCAGCTATTAGTCCAACTGTCCCACCTCCACAAGTTCCTACGCCACAACCACCACCAGCTCCTCCAATTGTAGCTCCAGCTCAACCACCTGCATTACCACCACCGCCAGCTACACCACCACCTGCTTTGCCACCACCACAAGTGTCCCCTGCTCCAGCCCAAGTACCTCCAGCACCAGCCCCTGCAAAGGATACCCCAGCACCAGCACCGGCCAAGGAAGCACCAGTACCATCACCAGCAGCACCAGTTCCAGCACTGGCTACTCCGTCACCAGCCCCTGTACCAGCTCTTCCACCACCAGCTCCAACACCTGAATTAGTACCTTCACCTGCACCAACTCCACCCAAGcacaagaagaaaagaaggcaCAGGCACAAGAAGCATCATCATCCACCAGCTCCAGCACCAACTCCCCCCAGTCCTCCAGCACCACCTACTACTGCGGTGGCAGAATCTGATGATACAGCCCCTGCACCATCCCCAAATCCG AATGGAGGAAATGCATTGTATCAGCTGGGAGAAAGTTCTGGAATTTGGGCAAGGACATTAGTTATTGCCTTTCTGCTGCTTGTCACAGGCTACAGTTTCTAG
- the LOC107260908 gene encoding uncharacterized protein LOC107260908 isoform X2, with amino-acid sequence MAAPACYTYCNFSPATNSLSNSKLKPINSLLCDSFFKPIISSKAHPFYSLPRLRVCQRKFASLTQKRSQRLVVALSGLVDGNSETYPEAEPTDLNAGTTIDTKLPRRSLLVQFTCGECGERTQRLINRLAYERGLVYVQDVKNITN; translated from the exons ATGGCTGCTCCTGCATGCTACACTTATTGCAATTTCTCTCCTGCCACAAATTCTCTCTCTAATTCCAAACTCAAACCCATCAATTCCCTTTTGTGTGACAGCTTCTTTAAACCCATAATTTCTTCAAAGGCGCACCCTTTTTACTCATTGCCCAG GCTGAGAGTCTGTCAAAGAAAGTTTGCATCTTTAACCCAGAAACGCTCACAACGGTTAGTGGTGGCGCTTTCTGGACTAGTGGATGGAAATTCTGAGACTTATCCAGAAGCAGAACCCACTGATTTAAATGCG GGCACAACTATTGACACAAAACTTCCTAGAAGGAGCTTGCTTGTGCAATTTACTTGTGGTGAATGTGGTGAAAGAACACAGAGGCTCATTAATCGATTGGCCTATGAGCGGGGGCTTGTTTATGTACAG GATGTgaaaaatatcacaaattAG
- the LOC107260908 gene encoding uncharacterized protein LOC107260908 isoform X1 — translation MAAPACYTYCNFSPATNSLSNSKLKPINSLLCDSFFKPIISSKAHPFYSLPRLRVCQRKFASLTQKRSQRLVVALSGLVDGNSETYPEAEPTDLNAGTTIDTKLPRRSLLVQFTCGECGERTQRLINRLAYERGLVYVQCAGCEKYHKLADNLGLVIEYVLREDIGSGSNADQV, via the exons ATGGCTGCTCCTGCATGCTACACTTATTGCAATTTCTCTCCTGCCACAAATTCTCTCTCTAATTCCAAACTCAAACCCATCAATTCCCTTTTGTGTGACAGCTTCTTTAAACCCATAATTTCTTCAAAGGCGCACCCTTTTTACTCATTGCCCAG GCTGAGAGTCTGTCAAAGAAAGTTTGCATCTTTAACCCAGAAACGCTCACAACGGTTAGTGGTGGCGCTTTCTGGACTAGTGGATGGAAATTCTGAGACTTATCCAGAAGCAGAACCCACTGATTTAAATGCG GGCACAACTATTGACACAAAACTTCCTAGAAGGAGCTTGCTTGTGCAATTTACTTGTGGTGAATGTGGTGAAAGAACACAGAGGCTCATTAATCGATTGGCCTATGAGCGGGGGCTTGTTTATGTACAG TGTGCAGGATGTgaaaaatatcacaaattAGCTGATAATCTTGGTCTCGTAATTGAGTATGTTTTGCGGGAGGACATAGGTTCGGGATCAAATGCAGATCAAGTTTGA